The region CGGCGATCCGGTCGATGGCGGCCCGCACCGGTTCGGTGTCCGGCACCAGGGCCTCCTGTCGGGCGAACGCCGCCCGCAGCTCTTCCTCGATCATGAGCCGGCCTCCACCAGTTCGGCCCGCAGGGCGGCGAGCGCACGCGAAATGGACGCCCGTACGGTCCCGACCGCGCAGCCGAGGATGTCGGCGATCTCCGCGTCGGGCAGGTCCTCGTAGAACCGCAGTACCAGGGCGGCCCGCTGTCGGCGGGGCAGCCGCATCACCCAGCCCCAGACCTGGTCCCGGTCGGCGGAGAGCTGGGCGTGGTCGGGCCGTACGGGGGCCACCGCCTCCTCCGGGTCGGCGCGCAGCAGCACCCGCTTGAACCAGGTGCCGCGCTGCCAGTCGAAGTACTGGTTGGTCAGCATGCGGCGGACGTACCGCTCGGGTGAGTCGGCCCGGACGACCCTGCGCCAGTTGAGCTGGACCCGGACCATCGTCTCCTGCACCAGGTCCTGGGCGAGGTGGGGATCGCCGGTGAGCAGCACCGCGTACCGCAGTAGCGGGCCGAGCCGGGTGTCGGCGA is a window of Micromonospora sp. NBC_01699 DNA encoding:
- a CDS encoding SigE family RNA polymerase sigma factor; its protein translation is MSDPGPDAPATFAEFADTRLGPLLRYAVLLTGDPHLAQDLVQETMVRVQLNWRRVVRADSPERYVRRMLTNQYFDWQRGTWFKRVLLRADPEEAVAPVRPDHAQLSADRDQVWGWVMRLPRRQRAALVLRFYEDLPDAEIADILGCAVGTVRASISRALAALRAELVEAGS